One window of Biomphalaria glabrata chromosome 6, xgBioGlab47.1, whole genome shotgun sequence genomic DNA carries:
- the LOC129926953 gene encoding protein lin-28 homolog isoform X1, whose product MASEYGGGGGGSNRRQGFCKWFNVAKGWGFITPDDGGIDVFVHQTTIFKNGFRSLAEGERVEFESKPSNQGMEATFVCGIGGQECKGSERRPMSRKKPRKIRCYNCGDFANHIAAKCPHGPLPKRCHQCKSTEHLIADCPLKDTSSPPAASTSLMQRRSRNGNNGSTENGFSGSDLGASGLHHV is encoded by the exons GTGGAGGTGGTGGAGGCTCCAACAGAAGGCAAGGTTTCTGTAAATGGTTCAATGTGGCCAAAGGCTGGGGCTTCATCACACCAGACGATGGTGGCATTGATGTCTTTGTTCACCAG ACCACTATTTTCAAGAATGGATTTCGTAGTTTGGCTGAAGGTGAAAGAGTGGAGTTTGAAAGTAAACCGTCCAATCAGGGCATGGAGGCAACATTTGTATGTGGTATAGGAGGTCAAGAATGCAAGGGCAGTGAGAGGAGACCTATGTCTAGAAAGAAACCCAGAAAAATTag ATGTTATAATTGTGGGGACTTCGCTAATCATATAGCAGCCAAATGCCCTCACGGTCCATTACCAAAGAGGTGCCATCAATGCAAATCTACCGAGCATTTGATAGCAGACTGTCCTCTTAAAGACACATCCTCGCCCCCAGCAGCATCTACCTCCCTCATGCAGCGTCGGTCCAGGAACGGTAACAACGGCAGCACTGAGAATGGCTTCAGTGGTTCAGACTTGGGCGCAAGCGGTTTGCATCATGTATGA
- the LOC129926953 gene encoding protein lin-28 homolog isoform X2, with translation MATGGGGGGSNRRQGFCKWFNVAKGWGFITPDDGGIDVFVHQTTIFKNGFRSLAEGERVEFESKPSNQGMEATFVCGIGGQECKGSERRPMSRKKPRKIRCYNCGDFANHIAAKCPHGPLPKRCHQCKSTEHLIADCPLKDTSSPPAASTSLMQRRSRNGNNGSTENGFSGSDLGASGLHHV, from the exons GTGGAGGTGGTGGAGGCTCCAACAGAAGGCAAGGTTTCTGTAAATGGTTCAATGTGGCCAAAGGCTGGGGCTTCATCACACCAGACGATGGTGGCATTGATGTCTTTGTTCACCAG ACCACTATTTTCAAGAATGGATTTCGTAGTTTGGCTGAAGGTGAAAGAGTGGAGTTTGAAAGTAAACCGTCCAATCAGGGCATGGAGGCAACATTTGTATGTGGTATAGGAGGTCAAGAATGCAAGGGCAGTGAGAGGAGACCTATGTCTAGAAAGAAACCCAGAAAAATTag ATGTTATAATTGTGGGGACTTCGCTAATCATATAGCAGCCAAATGCCCTCACGGTCCATTACCAAAGAGGTGCCATCAATGCAAATCTACCGAGCATTTGATAGCAGACTGTCCTCTTAAAGACACATCCTCGCCCCCAGCAGCATCTACCTCCCTCATGCAGCGTCGGTCCAGGAACGGTAACAACGGCAGCACTGAGAATGGCTTCAGTGGTTCAGACTTGGGCGCAAGCGGTTTGCATCATGTATGA